A window of Exiguobacterium sp. Helios genomic DNA:
CCGGGAACTCGGAGCAGCGGGCATCGTCGTCGGATCCTTGACGCCGGACGGTCGTGTCGATGAAGGATTCCTCGGACGGATTATTAAACATAAAGGCGACTTGTCGTTGACGTTCCACCGGGCCATCGACAGTAGTCGGGACATCCTGGAAGCGGCGGAAGTCCTGGCTGATTTTCCGGAAGTCGACCGGATTTTGACGTCCGGGGCACAACCGACGGCACTGGAAGGTCAGGCTGTTATCGCCGAACTGATCGAACAGCATCCGGACCTGATTGTCTTGCCGGGTTCCGGTATCACAGTTGAGCGGGCGGAAGAATTACTTAATGCAACGAACGCAACCGAGTTACATGTCGGATCCGCTGTCCTCGTCGACGGTCAAGTCGATCCGGAGAAGGTCACAGCGTTAAAACAATTGCTGGCACGTTAATCAAAGTTATTCGTTGGCGTAACAGTTAACCTTATGAGAAAAGAGGGCAGATTTGAATCTGTTCCTCTTTTTTTTATTTTGGAGAAACCATTTCATTCACGAGACTCCTACAGGAAAAAGCGCAATTCTTTGCGCTGTCAGAGACAAACAAGACCCGTTTTCCTGCCTTCAAAGGCAGGGAAACTGGCTTGTGTCTCGTCTGAGGAAGCGGGTGAAGAAAAAGTGGTTTCGGTTGCGTCGCTCTTTTTAAGAAGAGAAAGGAAACCAATCGTCAAAGCTGTCCAAAAATCGTCACATCTTCAGCCTTGTGAGGAGATGATTGCTATTTTTTCAAAGCAGACTACGGTACACTAAAACAGGAATGTTGAAAGATAAAGGAGTTCATTATGACAAATTTACAGTACAAACAAGCTGCACTTGCGACATTAAAAGGGAAGTGGCTGACAGCGCTCAGCATCTCAATCATCTACTTCGTCATCTTTGCACTTGCTGCCAGCCGGATGTCGTTTGACCAGGATAATCTCGACAGCATGTTACGGTTCGTCGCCTTGAACATCGTCGTGACGATTGTGCTGTCCCCCGTCACGCTTGGACGGACAATTGCCTACTTACGATTCGTCCGCGGAGAATCAGCCGGTATCGGGACGTTATTTGAAGGGTTTGCGTCGATCCGTTTCTACCTGAAGACGATGGCAGCCTATACACTGGTAACGTTACTCGTTTACATCGGTTCTTTTTTGATCCTTCCGGCAATTTACTTTTATCTGATGTACCGATTGGTGCCGTTTTTATTGGTCGACCGACCGGATCTGTCGTTTATACAGGTCCTTGGTGAAAGCCGCCGGATGATGCATGGGCATAAGTGGCGGCTGGCGAAACTTTATCTCAGTTTCATCCTTTGGGGGATTCTTGCGCTGCTCAGTACCGTCGGAGTTGTTCTGCTGACGCCGTATTTTGATACGACGATGGCGCACTTCTATGAACAATTAAAAAAAGAGCAACAGACAGCAACGCGTTCAGCGTAAAAAAACGAGTCTGACTTCCCCCTGTGCGGAAGCGTCAGACTCGTTTTTGTTGTTTTTAATCCTTTAACGGGACGGTGTTTTCTCTTTTAACAACAAGTAGAGGGCCTGTGTCCCGGATTCGGCATGACCGGATGCTGCCAGCTCGTCATATAAGTCTTTGACGAGCGCAAGTCCCGGTGTTGCAATCCCCATCTCTTCGGCCCGTTCGAGCGCCAGGTTCATGTCTTTGATGAAATGTTTGACGAAGAAGCCCGGCGAATAGTTTTCCGCAATGACACGCGGAATCAGGTTTTCAAGTGACCAGCTGCCGGCGGAGCCGCTTTTGATCGTCTCGACGAACTGTGTCGGATCGATTCCCGATTTCGTGACGAACAGCAACATCTCGGCTGTCCCGATCATCGATCCGGCAATCGCAATCTGATTGGCGAGCTTGGCCGATTGTCCTTGTCCCGGACCTCCGAAACGGGCGATTGATTTTCCCATTGCTTCAAATAACGGTTGAACCGTGTTAAATGCTTTTTCGTCGCCGCCGGCGAGAATCGCGAGCGTCCCGTTTTTTGCTCCGAGATCGCCGCCCGTGACCGGTGCATCAAGCGCAGAAAGACCGTTTTGAGCAGCCTGTTCGGCAATCCGGATGGCGAGCGCAGGACTCGATGTCGTCATGTCGATGACGATTGTCCCTGGGTTAGCGGATGCTAAAATCCCGTCGTCCGCCAAGTAAATCTGTTCGACGTCCTGCGGATAGCCGACAATCGAGATGACGACATCGACATCCGTCACGGCTTCCTGAATCGTATCGACGATCACAGCGCCGTCCTGTTCGAGCGGCAAGCCTTTTTCTTTCGTCCGGTTATAACCTTTGACGGAAAAACCGGCTTTTAACAAGTTGCGGACCATGCCTTGCCCCATGACGCCGAGTCCGATGAAACCAATTGTTTTTGTCATGTGTTACTCCCCCTGGTCGTTTCGGTGTGACCGATGAATTGTTGCGTTACGAGTTTATTATACAAAACATTTGTCTCAACGAGGGTATCATGTGTCCCGATACCGGAAACACGTCCCTGTTCGAGGACGACGATTTGATCGGCGTGACGGACCGTCGCTAAGCGATGGGCAATGACGAATGTCGTCCGTCCTTCCATCAGGCGTTCGAGCGCTTCCTGGACGACCCGTTCCGATTCCGAGTCAAGGCTCGAAGTTGCTTCGTCGAGCAATAACAATTCCGGATCCCGCAGGAGGGCGCGGGCAATCGCAATCCGTTGCCGTTGACCGCCGGACAGTTTAACACCGCGTTCGCCAATTTCCGTGTCATATCCGAGTGTAAACGAAGAAATGAATTCATCGGCATTCGCCATCTCGGCGGCGTCGCGGATTTGTTGTTCCGTGACATCTTGCGTCAAGCCGTATAACAGATTGTCGCGGATTGTTCCCGACAAGACGGGTGAGTCCTGGGCGACATAACCGATCGCATTACGCCAGCTGGCCAGTTCAAACTGATCAATTGCATGAGGACCGAGCTCGATTTGACCGTTCGTCGGCAGATAAAAGCGTTCGAGCAGAGCGAACAAGGTCGATTTACCGGAGCCGCTCGGACCGACGATTGCCGTGGTTTGACCACGCGGCAAGGAGAAGGTGACGTCGTGCAACAGTGTCGTGTCGTCATAGCCGAACGACAAATGATTAAAGTGAACGGCTGCGAACGGACGCTCAACCTGTCGGGTACCGTCCTGTTCCGGTCGTTCTTCGAGCAGTTCCGAAATCCGTTCCGTTGCCCCGCGCGCTTTTTGTAATTTCGAGACGAACTCGGTCATCGTCACGAGCGGCGTCATGATTTGAAACAGATATAACGAAAAGGCGACGAGTTCGCCCGCTGTAATCTGATTCGTCGAGACGCGGTAAGCACCGAAACTGATGATGACAATCAACATCGAGGTCAGGGCGACGTTGAAGACGGGCAGTAAGATTGCCTGAATCTTCCCTTCTTTGACACCGAAGCCAAACAGATGTTCAATCCGCGTTTTTCCGCGTTCCATTTCATAGGTTTCTGTCGCCTGTGATTTGACCAAGCGGACTTCACCGAGCATCTCTGCAAAAAATCCCGATAAGCCGGCGAGCTCTTTTTGCGTCTCCCGTGAAATCTGATGCAGTTTCCGAACGAGCGGAATGATGATCAATAATGTCAACGGGACGGCGATGACCATGACGAGCGTCATTTGCCAGTCGAGGAAAAATAAAATCGTAATCGCACCGACAATCGAGACGATTGAGGTCAACAGACGAACGAGTTGCTCCGATAATAATTGTTGTAAGGTCGTCGCATCGTTGTTGAGACGTGAGACGAGTTCGCCTGACTTCGTTTCGTCATAGAACGGAATGGGTAAAGCTAGCAAGTGTTTCCACAACATCGTCCGCAAGTTGGCGACAATCCGTTGCCCGGCGACTTGCAGCCAGTAGATGGAAAAAGCATTGCTGATCATCTGGACGATGAAGACCGTGATGAAGAGGGCGACCAAGCCCGGTGTGACCTGATCGATGGAGAAGTTGTCGATCAGGGATTTCAAAAACCAGGGAATCATCAAAGCAGCGAGTGCCTGAATGATTGAAACCGTCACGGCAGCTGACAGCAGTCCGACCGGTGGTTCACTTTTCTTTAGTAAGGATAAAAATGAGGTAAATGTTGCAGGTTTCAATTCGGCACATCCTTTCCTTTCTATTGTCGGTTCTACGGCAGTTACGGTCAACTTCGAGTGATGGACTTGACAGTGATTCCGGTCGTCACGGACACTTAATGAAAGCGAAGTAAAGGAAGGAGTGACGTGATATGAAAATATGGATTGATGCAGACGGTTGTCCGGTCGTCGATTTGACGATTCGATTGAGCAAAGGATACGAGGTTTTTTTAGTCTGTGATACAGCACATCAGTTTAATCGGGAAGGGGCGACGACGATCACGATTGGTCAAGGAGCGGACGCCGTCGACTTTGCCATCGTCAACCGGATGGCGCCGGGAGACATCGTTGTGACCCAGGATTACGGTCTGGCTGCCCTCGCCCTCGCACGCAATGGACGAGCCGTCGATCAGAATGGTCGGATTTTTACAAACGAAAACATAGATTTTCTTCTACATACACGACATGTCGGTCAAGAAATCCGGCGGGCAGGTGGACGGACGAAGGGACCCAAAAAACGGACGCGTCAGGAAGATGTTGCGTTCGAACAGGCATTTAAACGTTTGTTGGCAGAAACGGCAGCACGTTCTTAAGTCGAATGAGCGACGAAAAATTAAAATCTCGTGTTATAATTTTAAACATGAATGCATGAATCGGAAGGAGGAAGCCCATTGAAAAAAATCGTACGATATCGTCCTGAAAAGAAGACGAGACCGTATCGTCTGAAGACCAGTCCATTTCCAGTCAAGACGTTACAGACGACCGACCGTCAACGGATCGGTCAACTGACACAGGATTTGGCGGAAGTTGAACATAAATTGAAACACCGCAACGAAATCATGGAAGCATTGGCAACCCAAAACGTCGAGTCAGCATGTGAGACATTACTCGTTAAGTTGCTGAAACTCATCAATCTTGAGGCGGGGGCCATCCTGTTATATCGCCGTGAACAATTGAGTCACCTTGTGACGCAAGGGGTGGAAGACATTGAATTGATCGAAAAAGATTTGGATCAATATTCTGTGTTACGCCGTGCTTTTGTCATGCGAAAATCGGTTCAGCTCCCTGTAGCAGAAAACATGTATGAATCGGCGATTCCTGTCCAGTCACCAAGCAATGGCGGTGTCGTCGGTGTCATCTATCTCAAACATCCATTCGAGCAGTTCAACTTGGAACAGGTCGGGGATATTTTGGATTTGTCACGTAAACTCGGGATGACGCTTGAACGTCACCTGTTGTTCCATCAAATGGAGCATGAAAAAATCAAAACGTATCAATTACTCGATTCGATTCGGGAAGCGGTCTTATATATCGAAAGCAGCGGGGAACAGATTTATGCCAATCAGGCATTGTTGAACATGTTCCCGCCAAAGCTCGTCAGTCAATCTCAAGGCTTCCGCCATGCGTACGAACGGGCGACTTCCTTATTCGAACACGTTGATCAGCCGGATGCGCTGCATGACTATATCGGTCAATTGATGAACGGGGAGATTCCCGGAGAGACGATTGAACTATCGGCTTTTCGCGGGAATCTGTTGCTGAATGCCTATGCCGAACGAATCGCCATCGCCAATGTCGAGTGGGGAATGATGCTCGTCTTGCGAGATGTCACGAAAGAAAAAGAACTGGATTTGAAACAGTCGGAGTTCGTCTCGATTGTTTCGCATGAATTAAGAACACCGCTCTCGTCGATTATGGGCTTTACGGAACTGTTGATGCGTCGTTCACTCGATGGTCCGCGTCAAAAAAAATACCTCGAGACGATCCACTCCGAGACCGTTCGTTTGGCAGAGCTGATTGATGATATTCTGGAAATCCAAAAAGGTGAGGATGTCTCACAAGGCACCGTCAAAAAACGGCTGGACCTTAAACGATTGGTATATGAGATGCGACCGATGTTCGAGCTTGCGAGCAGTAAACACCGGATTCGGGTTCTGTTTGAAGCGGGCGATTATCAGATGACGGCGAGCGAAGAGAAGATGAAACAGCTCTTCACGAACTTGATCATGAATGCCATCAAATATTCACCGGACGGAGGAACGATTCAAGTTCGAGGGCACATGAAGGGATCACACATGGTCTTGACGGTTGAAGATGAAGGAATCGGAATTCCGGAAAAAGCACTACCATTTGTATTTGATAAATTTTACCGGGCTGATAACTCGGACACGCGGAAAATTGGCGGAACCGGTCTTGGTTTAGCGATCTGCCGGATGATTGTCATGGATCATGGCGGATCGATTGCCGTGCAGTCAGAAGAAGGAAAAGGCAGTACGTTTACGCTTCAATTTTCGACTGAAATGACAGAGGACTAACGAAGAAAGGAGGGACGGGACCGTGGATAACTCGCAAATGCGATATGAAGCCTTACACCCGCTTGTCGAAGATATCTTAAATCAATTGAGTGAAAAAATCGGAGTCAATACACTGTTTTTCGCATTAAATGACTCAAACAGTAACTTTATCGTCAAGGCAATCAATCATGGAAAGGAACTGATTGGAGAGGGAACGACACACATCTTCCAACATGTCCTCTGTAAACTCGTCATCGATGAAACAGACGGTAAGATTCAAATTAATGAATTATTGACGAATCCAATGACAAGTCATCATCCGGTCACCCAAACACTGGGTAACGGCAGTTTTCTTGGCGTCGCGATTAAAAATGCCAATAACGAGAAAATCGGGACGTTATGCGCTTTTGATGATCAACCGTACGAATTCAGTAAAACCGAATTAGAGATGATTGAAAATTACGCGAACATCATCAGTAAATCAATCAGCGTCGAGACCTATGTCATCAAAGATGCATTGACAGATGTCTATAACGAACGATATATGAACCGATTGATTTCGAGTGTCTCGAGCCAGCCGACCTTTTTGATGGTCCTCAATCTCGATAACTTTCATGCGATTAATGCGAAGTACGGATACCGGATTGGAAATCAGGTGCTTCAGGAAATTGCGTCACGCTTAAAGTATGTCGCGATTCCGGAACACGTCGTCGGACGGATGGAGGGGAACGAGTTCATTGTTCTCGCACCTCTGGAACAAGCTGATTTTACAGATCAAGGCCGGACATTCGCTGAATCCATCATTCAGACGATTGAGGAGCCAATCAATAACCTTGCGGACGAACCGATTCGTTTGACGGCTTCGTCAGGTGTCAGTCTGTTAACGGGCGATCACATGAACCGCCAGACACAGGTCTATGCAGCAGAAGCCCTGATGCAACAGGTCAAACTGGACGGAAAAGCGGGTATATCATTTGTCGATCAGCAACGCGAGGTCGAACAACATCCGTTTAACCGTGTATTGGAACAGGAATTGGAGCAAGCATTGGAACGTGGTCAGTTCGAATTGTATTATCAACGGATTTTAAATGCCAAACTGGGACAGACGGTTGCCGTCGAAGCACTACTCCGCTGGAATCATCCGGTCTTAGGATTCGTCAGTCCAGCCGATTTCATTCCGATTGCGGAACGGACAGGGAAGTTTAGTCAAATCGGTCACTTTACGATTGCACAGGCGATTTCGGATAGTGTCCGGTTAGAGACAGAATTGGGACGTCCCGTGACAATTTCGATTAATCTCTCCGCCAGTCAATTCAAATCGGATGCGATGCTTGCCGATCTGTTACAGTTCGCAAACTGTGCATCCTTCAAGAAAGAGCGGATTGTGCTTGAAATCCGGGAAGAAGTCTTACAAATCGGAAAACGGAAAGCCATCGAGCGTCTGGAAATGTTACGCCGGGCAGGTTATCGACTGAGTGTCGACCATTTTGGGAGTCATTATGCTTCGCTCAATTCCTTGCTCCGTTTACCGGTCCAATCCGTTAAGTTGGATCCGATCTTTACACGGCGTCTCGTTCAAAACCAGCTCGAACAGTCGATGGTCCAGTCTGTTTATTCGTTGACACAGGCACTTGGAATTTCGCTTGTCATTCAGGAAGTCGAAACAAGCGCTCAGTTCCAGCATATCGTTGCGGTGGGAAATCCCCTGTATGTACAAGGACATTATCTGCATCATCCGCAACCGATCACGAACTTGATTGCCGATTTTGCAAAGATCACGCATACCCAGGATGTTTAACCGTCTCTCGTAAGGGAATACTTTAATCATCATGATTCGAGGGGGATGTTACCATGTCAGAGCAACACGAAAAAGAAACGGATCCGATTACATCGGGAAATCGCATGACAAACGACGATATCGCAGGTCGTGATCAATCCGGTACAGCAGCACAAAACGAGTCGGATTCAAAATCCGAGCACCACGAAAAAGAGCCGCAGTCCGACAATCAAGACAAGAAGTCAGCGGACTCAGAATCAACAGATCAACCGGATTCTGAACCATCATCTGACGAAGCACCTGATTTGTCTCACGAAGCCGATGAAGACGGCGATGTGACACCGTCTGATGCAGACGATCAACAAAAATAATCGGGCACTTGTGCCGGAATTTAT
This region includes:
- a CDS encoding NAD(P)-dependent oxidoreductase, which produces MTKTIGFIGLGVMGQGMVRNLLKAGFSVKGYNRTKEKGLPLEQDGAVIVDTIQEAVTDVDVVISIVGYPQDVEQIYLADDGILASANPGTIVIDMTTSSPALAIRIAEQAAQNGLSALDAPVTGGDLGAKNGTLAILAGGDEKAFNTVQPLFEAMGKSIARFGGPGQGQSAKLANQIAIAGSMIGTAEMLLFVTKSGIDPTQFVETIKSGSAGSWSLENLIPRVIAENYSPGFFVKHFIKDMNLALERAEEMGIATPGLALVKDLYDELAASGHAESGTQALYLLLKEKTPSR
- a CDS encoding ABC transporter ATP-binding protein: MKPATFTSFLSLLKKSEPPVGLLSAAVTVSIIQALAALMIPWFLKSLIDNFSIDQVTPGLVALFITVFIVQMISNAFSIYWLQVAGQRIVANLRTMLWKHLLALPIPFYDETKSGELVSRLNNDATTLQQLLSEQLVRLLTSIVSIVGAITILFFLDWQMTLVMVIAVPLTLLIIIPLVRKLHQISRETQKELAGLSGFFAEMLGEVRLVKSQATETYEMERGKTRIEHLFGFGVKEGKIQAILLPVFNVALTSMLIVIISFGAYRVSTNQITAGELVAFSLYLFQIMTPLVTMTEFVSKLQKARGATERISELLEERPEQDGTRQVERPFAAVHFNHLSFGYDDTTLLHDVTFSLPRGQTTAIVGPSGSGKSTLFALLERFYLPTNGQIELGPHAIDQFELASWRNAIGYVAQDSPVLSGTIRDNLLYGLTQDVTEQQIRDAAEMANADEFISSFTLGYDTEIGERGVKLSGGQRQRIAIARALLRDPELLLLDEATSSLDSESERVVQEALERLMEGRTTFVIAHRLATVRHADQIVVLEQGRVSGIGTHDTLVETNVLYNKLVTQQFIGHTETTRGSNT
- a CDS encoding YaiI/YqxD family protein, with the protein product MKIWIDADGCPVVDLTIRLSKGYEVFLVCDTAHQFNREGATTITIGQGADAVDFAIVNRMAPGDIVVTQDYGLAALALARNGRAVDQNGRIFTNENIDFLLHTRHVGQEIRRAGGRTKGPKKRTRQEDVAFEQAFKRLLAETAARS
- a CDS encoding cell wall metabolism sensor histidine kinase WalK, whose product is MKKIVRYRPEKKTRPYRLKTSPFPVKTLQTTDRQRIGQLTQDLAEVEHKLKHRNEIMEALATQNVESACETLLVKLLKLINLEAGAILLYRREQLSHLVTQGVEDIELIEKDLDQYSVLRRAFVMRKSVQLPVAENMYESAIPVQSPSNGGVVGVIYLKHPFEQFNLEQVGDILDLSRKLGMTLERHLLFHQMEHEKIKTYQLLDSIREAVLYIESSGEQIYANQALLNMFPPKLVSQSQGFRHAYERATSLFEHVDQPDALHDYIGQLMNGEIPGETIELSAFRGNLLLNAYAERIAIANVEWGMMLVLRDVTKEKELDLKQSEFVSIVSHELRTPLSSIMGFTELLMRRSLDGPRQKKYLETIHSETVRLAELIDDILEIQKGEDVSQGTVKKRLDLKRLVYEMRPMFELASSKHRIRVLFEAGDYQMTASEEKMKQLFTNLIMNAIKYSPDGGTIQVRGHMKGSHMVLTVEDEGIGIPEKALPFVFDKFYRADNSDTRKIGGTGLGLAICRMIVMDHGGSIAVQSEEGKGSTFTLQFSTEMTED
- a CDS encoding copper homeostasis protein CutC; this encodes MLEIIAATVEEATAAERAGADRLELVSALSEGGLTPSYGLIRQVLSSVEIPVHVLVRPHSKSFVYSKADQETIITDIDLVRELGAAGIVVGSLTPDGRVDEGFLGRIIKHKGDLSLTFHRAIDSSRDILEAAEVLADFPEVDRILTSGAQPTALEGQAVIAELIEQHPDLIVLPGSGITVERAEELLNATNATELHVGSAVLVDGQVDPEKVTALKQLLAR
- a CDS encoding bifunctional diguanylate cyclase/phosphodiesterase; amino-acid sequence: MDNSQMRYEALHPLVEDILNQLSEKIGVNTLFFALNDSNSNFIVKAINHGKELIGEGTTHIFQHVLCKLVIDETDGKIQINELLTNPMTSHHPVTQTLGNGSFLGVAIKNANNEKIGTLCAFDDQPYEFSKTELEMIENYANIISKSISVETYVIKDALTDVYNERYMNRLISSVSSQPTFLMVLNLDNFHAINAKYGYRIGNQVLQEIASRLKYVAIPEHVVGRMEGNEFIVLAPLEQADFTDQGRTFAESIIQTIEEPINNLADEPIRLTASSGVSLLTGDHMNRQTQVYAAEALMQQVKLDGKAGISFVDQQREVEQHPFNRVLEQELEQALERGQFELYYQRILNAKLGQTVAVEALLRWNHPVLGFVSPADFIPIAERTGKFSQIGHFTIAQAISDSVRLETELGRPVTISINLSASQFKSDAMLADLLQFANCASFKKERIVLEIREEVLQIGKRKAIERLEMLRRAGYRLSVDHFGSHYASLNSLLRLPVQSVKLDPIFTRRLVQNQLEQSMVQSVYSLTQALGISLVIQEVETSAQFQHIVAVGNPLYVQGHYLHHPQPITNLIADFAKITHTQDV
- a CDS encoding DUF975 family protein — encoded protein: MTNLQYKQAALATLKGKWLTALSISIIYFVIFALAASRMSFDQDNLDSMLRFVALNIVVTIVLSPVTLGRTIAYLRFVRGESAGIGTLFEGFASIRFYLKTMAAYTLVTLLVYIGSFLILPAIYFYLMYRLVPFLLVDRPDLSFIQVLGESRRMMHGHKWRLAKLYLSFILWGILALLSTVGVVLLTPYFDTTMAHFYEQLKKEQQTATRSA